The following proteins come from a genomic window of Brachionichthys hirsutus isolate HB-005 chromosome 20, CSIRO-AGI_Bhir_v1, whole genome shotgun sequence:
- the LOC137909578 gene encoding LOW QUALITY PROTEIN: uncharacterized protein (The sequence of the model RefSeq protein was modified relative to this genomic sequence to represent the inferred CDS: inserted 1 base in 1 codon) yields MAPAGQNFLDADMSYVKGLFGTVLKGPRLPEVVYDLQYIKLPDTFDPRQQWPGCPTIQQIRDQGACGSCWAFAAAEAISDRLCIHSGGKISLEISVEDLLSCCQECGMGCSGGFPPEAWTFWTRTGLVTGGLYGSKVGCRPYSIPPCEHHTNGTRPPCKGEHDTPKCEEKCIDGYSPSYQKDKHFGKHSYSVPSQQEQIMTELYKNGPVEAAFTVFADFLLYKSGVYQHVTGEELGGHAVKFLGWGEENGTPYWLVANSWNTDWGDKGTSRTRTDPRHIICPMVASHAVCILSFQDFSRSSVELTSAALSQRWLPESHSTRINEFLQMFHRIHSIEIIYLSVRERQAKPFRASFNNSHVSVASGALEEMGVRFHGNGVYLLSYRRFVLAVGSQTPTLVSSKGFSAFLHEHCPVVAEHFSPTPWCWGGRLQTLVFAILKSKPPIAYRNELIRTVDGGQISLDWVDNRGSAAYPESATRPTVLILPGLMGNSQQSYVLHAFRQATRHGYRCVAFNNRGAAGEELLTPVTYSASSTSDLECVVQHVKGLYPQAPLFGVGVSMGGMLLLNYLARKGTESGMVAGFTVSVPWNGLISTASLEEPLNWLLFNKHLTNGLRRSVDRHRKVLEKVADIDYVLKSQTIREFDERFTVLQFGYKSVTEYYCDASPDRKLPDTAVPILCLNAADDPFSPQSAFPLAIIQDLPNVALLVTAHGGHGAFLQGLLPRGENYTERVFSQFVRAVFEHPQEIKQFHLSLQSTPSSSSCLCSTTWCDGRDLRLLLMIQHQSXLRLTDRGGKIESERQLEVKKIVNLWSGRCNVRSGCTLHFEGQVETGQIMEKQLEELKQQLEKQCLINQELQSQNKDLEQRLQQKEKLLQDLQSQYHDLRDFPPRIFMRLSRRSGRAVLLSLPPNRSQRPWRSRATGSRRPLGCETNLIVKAIQKNDFLSRLDDEQTAMMVDLLATSNFKPGDDVIKEGSEGNSMYIVAAGELQVTQAGRNLRTITTGDIFGELAILYNCKRTATVKAKTAVRLWCMERQTYRTIIANKSKKNREQLMGFLKTSRTLKDLNDVQLSKIIDSMEEIKYQDKDVIVREGAEANTFYIILKGEVLVTKNVNGHQKQIRRMGKGEHFGEQALIREVLRTATCTADGPVTCFSIDKEVFEETIPVEHLELFDDSKVLQEVQAPVKSSPSSTLRFKDLIPVLYQEGRHQGDPVTLGVGGFGRVELVTTVNHGTYYAVKKVSKKHIVDKRQEEHMLFEKKILKAIQCDFIVRLQGAFKDTRYIYMVMEFCGGGEIWTKLKEVGRFEEPISVFCTACVVEAYAYLHKKSIMYRDLKPENLMLDMKGYVKLVDFGFAKEMVHGEKTYSFVGTPEYIAPEIIKNQGHDFAVDFWSLGILIYELLVGSPPFSSSEPQKIYAKILDGVLKYPPYLSEAAKSIISKLCRPRPGQRLGNTKNGIKDVRHHRWFSSMNWHKLRVGQLDAPTVRLIRKGPCYINFDRFPLDHSKAEEDFSGWDRDF; encoded by the exons ATGGCGCCG GCTGGTCAGAACTTCCTTGATGCTGATATGAGCTATGTGAAAGGACTGTTTGGGACTGTTCTGAAAGGGCCCAGGCTGCCGGAGGT GGTTTATGATCTTCAGTACATAAAGCTTCCGGACACCTTTGACCCGCGTCAACAGTGGCCCGGCTGCCCCACAATCCAGCAGATCCGAGACCAGGGAGCCTGCGGCTCCTGTTGG GCCTTTGCTGCGGCTGAAGCCATTTCTGACCGGCTCTGCATCCACAGCGGCGGTAAAATCTCTTTGGAGATCTCTGTTGAAGatctgctgtcctgctgtcaAGAATGTGGCATGGG CTGCTCCGGTGGTTTCCCCCCTGAAGCTTGGACGTTCTGGACAAGGACAGGGCTGGTCACGGGAGGCCTGTATGGCTCCAAAGTTG GCTGCCGGCCCTACAGCATCCCCCCCTGCGAGCACCACACGAATGGAACTCGTCCTCCCTGCAAGGGTGAACACGACACTCCCAAGTGTGAAGAGAAGTGCATTGATGGATACTCCCCATCCTACCAGAAGGACAAACACTTTG GCAAACACTCCTACAGCGTCCCATCCCAACAGGAGCAAATCATGACTGAGTTGTACAAGAACGGCCCGGTGGAGGCGGCGTTCACTGTGTTTGCAGATTTCCTGCTGTACAAGAGCG GTGTGTACCAGCATGTGACAGGGGAAGAGCTGGGAGGTCATGCCGTGAAGTTCCTGGGCTGGGGAGAGGAGAACGGGACGCCGTACTGGCTAGTGGCAAACTCCTGGAACACCGACTGGGGAGATAAAGgtaccagcagaaccagaaccgaccCGCGTCACATTATCTGTCCGATGGTGGCGAGTCATGCCGTTTGCATCCTCTCCTTTCAGGATTTTTCAAGATCAAGCGTGGAACTGACGAGTGCGGCATTGAGTCAGAGGTGGTTGCCGGAATCCCACTCAACTAGAATAAATGAGTTCCTGCAAATGTTCCACCGAATCCACTCGATCGAGATCATCTATCTTTCTGTGAGAG AGCGCCAAGCTAAGCCTTTCCGGGCTAGCTTTAACAACAGCCATGTATCTGTCGCTTCTGGAGCTCTGGAGGAAATGGGAGTGCGTTTCCACGGAAACGGCGTTTATCTGCTCTCTTACCGCCGCTTTGTTCTTGCTGTGGGGTCGCAA ACACCCACCCTGGTGTCGAGCAAGGGCTTCAGCGCCTTCCTCCACGAGCACTGTCCTGTGGTGGCGGAGCACTTCAGCCCCACGCCGTGGTGCTGGGGGGGCAGGCTGCAAACGCTGGTGTTCGCCATCCTCAAGTCCAAACCGCCAATCGCTTACCGCAA TGAGCTGATCCGTACGGTCGATGGTGGTCAAATCTCTCTGGACTGGGTGGACAATCGGGGCAGTGCGGCCTACCCGGAGTCGGCCACCCGCCCCACGGTACTGATCCTCCCCGGTCTGATGGGGAACAGCCAGCAGTCTTACGTTCTCCATGCCTTTAGACAGGCGACTCGCCACGGCtacag ATGCGTGGCCTTTAACAACCGAGGCGCTGCCGGGGAGGAATTGTTG ACACCTGTGACCTACAGCGCGTCCAGCACCTCCGACCTGGAGTGCGTGGTGCAGCACGTCAAAGGACTTTACCCACAAGCCCCTCTGTTCGGTGTGGGCGTGTCTATGGGAGG CATGTTGTTGCTCAACTACCTGGCCCGAAAAGGCACCGAATCGGGGATGGTCGCGGGTTTCACCGTTTCGGTCCCTTGGAACGGGCTGATTTCCACTGCCTCGCTGGAAGAGCCGCTCAACTGGCTGCTCTTCAACAAGCACCTCACAAACGGCCTGCGTCGCAGCGTCGACCG ACACAGGAAGGTTTTGGAGAAAGTGGCAGACATTGATTATGTCTTGAAA TCACAGACGATCCGCGAGTTTGACGAACGCTTCACCGTTTTGCAATTTGGATATAAATCAGTGACGGAATATTACTGCGACGCCAGCCCGGACAGAAAACTCCCCGACACGGCTGTACCCATCTTGTGTCTCAACGCTGCAGATGATCCCTTCTCTCCTCAGAGCG CCTTCCCATTGGCCATCATCCAGGACCTGCCCAATGTTGCTCTGTTGGTTACGGCGCATGGCGGACATGGCGCCTTCCTGCAAGGTTTGCTTCCCCGCGGTGAGAACTACACGGAGCGCGTCTTCAGCCAGTTTGTCCGAGCCGTCTTTGAACATCCGCAGGAGATCAAGCAG TTTCATCTTTCTCTGCAatccaccccctcctcctcctcctgcctgtgTTCCACTACCTGGTGTGATGGGAGGGACCTGAGATTATTGTTAATGATTCAACACCAGA CGCTGAGATtgacagacagaggaggaaagattGAAAGTGAGAGACAgctggaagtaaaaaaaatagtgaaTCTGTGGAGCGGACGCTGCAAT GTGCGTTCAGGCTGCACACTGCACTTCGAGGGTCAAGTAGAAACCGGACAGA TCATGGAGAAGCAACTAGaggagctgaagcagcagcttgaAAAGCAGTGCCTGATCAACCAGGAGCTGCAGAGTCAAAACAAAGACCTTG AACAACGactgcagcagaaagaaaagcttTTACAGGATCTGCAAAGTCAATATCATGATTTACGTGA TTTCCCTCCCAGAATATTCATGAGATTGAGCCGGAGGTCAGGAAGAGCCGTGCTGCTGTCATTGCCCCCGAACCGATCCCAGAGACCCTGGAGATCACGCGCAACAGGGTCAAGAAGACCGCTAGGTTG TGAGACAAATCTGATCGTCAAAGCCATCCAGAAGAACGACTTCCTGAGTCGCCTCGACGACGAGCAAACCGCCATGATGGTGGACCTCTTAGCGACGTCCAACTTCAAACCAGGGGACGACGTCATTAAAGAGGGCTCTGAAGGAAACAGCATGTACATAGTGGCAG CTGGCGAGCTCCAGGTCACCCAGGCAGGCAGGAACCTCCGCACCATCACCACTGGAGATATTTTTGGAGAGTTGGCCATCCTGTATAACTGTAAACGGACAGCCACCGTTAAAG CAAAGACAGCGGTACGGTTGTGGTGCATGGAGCGACAGACCTACAGGACCATCATAGCCAACAAGTCCAAAAAGAACCGCGAGCAGCTCATGGGCTTCCTGAAGAC GTCTCGCACGCTAAAGGACCTGAATGATGTCCAGTTGTCTAAAATCATTGACTCAATGGAGGAG ATAAAGTACCAGGACAAAGATGTCATCGTTCGAGAAGGAGCAGAAGCAAACACATTCTACATCATCCTCAAAGGAGAG gtccTGGTTACTAAGAATGTCAATGGTCATCAAAAGCAAATTCGAAGGATGGGAAAAGGGGAGCATTTCGGGGAGCAGGCCCTTATACG GGAAGTGTTGAGGACGGCCACCTGCACCGCTGACGGCCCCGTTACCTGTTTCTCCATCGACAAGGA GGTATTTGAAGAAACGATTCCCGTAGAGCACCTGGAGCTGTTTGATGA CTCTAAAGTGCTGCAGGAGGTTCAAGCGCCGGTGAAGTCGAG CCCCAGTTCTACTCTGAGGTTTAAGGATCTCATTCCTGTGTTGTATCAGGAGGGTCGCCATCAGGGGGATCCCGTCACACTTGGGGTCGGAGGATTTGGCCGTGTTGAGCtg GTGACGACGGTGAACCACGGGACGTATTATGCCGTGAAGAAAGTCAGCAAGAAGCACATTGTTGACAAGCGACAGGAGGAGCACATGCTGTTTGAGAAGAAGATCCTGAAGGCCATCCAGTGTGACTTCATCGTCAG GCTTCAAGGTGCTTTCAAAGACACGCGGTACATCTACATGGTAATGGAATTCTGTGGTGGAGGAGAGATATGGACCAAACTCAAAGAAgt AGGCCGTTTTGAGGAACCCATCTCGGTTTTCTGCACTGCCTGCGTGGTGGAGGCCTACGCCTATCTCCATAAGAAGAGCATCATGTACAGAGACCTGAAGCCTGAGAACCTGATGCTTGACATGAAGGGTTATGTCAAACTG GTGGACTTTGGTTTTGCCAAGGAGATGGTGCACGGTGAGAAAACCTACTCATTTGTTGGCACTCCTGAGTACATCGCGCCAGAGATCATCAAGAACCAGGGGCATGACTTTGCAGTTGACTTTTGGTCCCTTGGTATCCTGATCTATGAACTACTAGTTGGGAG CCCTCCCTTTTCAAGCTCAGAGCCTCAGAAGATTTATGCCAAGATTTTGGATGGGGTGCTCAAGTATCCACCTTACTTGAGTGAAGCAGCCAAATCCATCATCAGTAAACTGTGCAG ACCTCGACCTGGTCAGAGGCTGGGAAACACCAAGAATGGGATCAAAGATGTCCGGCATCACAG GTGGTTTAGCAGCATGAACTGGCACAAGCTGCGCGTCGGCCAGCTCGACGCCCCCACAGTCCGCCTCATACGCAAG ggcCCCTGCTACATAAACTTTGATCGATTCCCTCTTGATCACTCTAAAGCCGAAGAGGACTTCTCTGGTTGGGACCGTGACTTctga
- the ncoa7b gene encoding nuclear receptor coactivator 7 codes for MEKRDRKPGYFARLKKRRQLKQSQSEKNAIEQSPAIISCPDVLGDGDPDKETDPQSVTLKPPAGSDDGSESTYQAKREKRRPPGTVDFIVGPDDSLNSIALKFNITPNKLVELNRLFSRSVYPGQRLYVPDMSPSESGHKGSSDPSIPNSSEDASHDGVSDCTSAKSIRRRLSPNSEDESPATVKFIKMSCKYFTDGMGVVGGVLIVTPNNIMFDPHKSDPLVIEHGCEEYGLICPMEEVVSVALYDDVSRMKLKDALPSDLPQDLCPVYRPGEWEQLPSERDLNPFSRYEALNPKRPIVLDDIGSALSETEGEQTGRSPSDEGFTELEPTLSGSIEELEESPSKPASGVCGDQQGEGPSSPCEGDFWDKSKLGQTKGKLDDEEVGGQAQSPAEDGELIQSSSETERQDDEPKSHAVTESKDLKSKGSGELLNGPPKDRKGTLSLKASENKGRNTVPIMQGQDRAAGGAELSEEEKRKKSYEAEVESWLLERIQAPIADMLFSSEEKSKNPPMFLCFKVGKPMRKSFASGMNPNPAHSFGGRGKQPEYWFAVPQERVDHLYSFFVQWSPDVYGKEAREQGFVVVEKDELDMIDNFFSDPASCSWEIITVDEARRRQSFSSCDGDCAVDVLPLLSDSSDLLQDTHVQKLACRLPARVQGYHWRLAYSTVKNGTSLKTLYRNLADVDSPVLLVVKDMDNQVFGAFSTHPFRVSEHCYGTGETFLYSFCPEIQVYRWSGENSYFVKGNVDSLQMGGGGGQLGLWLDAELYRGTTTECATFNNQPLSAQQDFNIHSLEIWTFE; via the exons ATGgagaagagagacaggaagCCTGGGTATTTCGCACG GCTGAAGAAGCGGCGGCAGCTCAAGCAGAGCCAGTCGGAGAAGAATGCGATCGAGCAGAGCCCGGCAATCATTTCCTGTCCAGACGTCCTCGGTGACGGAGACCCCGACAAGGAGACGGACCCACAGAGCGTAACGTTGAAGCCGCCTGCAGGTT CAGACGATGGCAGTGAAAGTACCTATCAGGCtaagagggagaagaggaggccgCCGGGGACGGTGGATTTCATT GTGGGGCCTGATGATTCCCTCAACAGCATTGCATTGAAGTTTAACATCACCCCAAACAAACTGGTCGAGCTGAACCGGCTCTTCTCCCGCAGCGTCTACCCCGGTCag AGGCTGTATGTTCCTGACATGAGCCCTTCAGAAAGCGGCCACAAGGGTTCCTCCGATCCCTCCATCCCAAATTCCTCAGAGGATGCTTCGCAT GACGGTGTTTCAGACTGCACGTCGGCGAAGTCGATCCGACGCCGGCTCTCCCCGAACTCCGAGGACGAGAGCCCTGCAACGGTTAAATTCATCAAGATGAGCTGCAAGTATTTCACTGATGGCATG GGAGTGGTGGGAGGCGTGCTCATTGTGACCCCCAACAACATCATGTTTGACCCCCACAAGTCAGACCCGCTGGTGATCGAGCACGGCTGTGAGGAGTACGGCCTCATCTGCCCCATGGAGGAGGTGGTCTCTGTGGCGCTGTACGACGACGTCTCTCGTATGAAGCTCAAGGATGCTCTTCCATC AGACCTACCCCAGGATTTGTGTCCTGTGTACAGGCCCGGCGAGTGGGAGCAGCTGCCTTCAGAGCGAGATCTGAATCCTTTTAGCCGCTACGAAGCGCTCAATCCAAAGCGACCGATCGTCTTAGACGACATCGGATCAGCTCTCTCTGAAACTG AGGGTGAGCAGACGGGGAGGTCGCCGTCAGACGAAGGATTCACAGAGTTGGAGCCGACTCTCTCCGGTAGCATCGAGGAGTTGGAGGAGTCTCCCTCCAAACCAGCGAGCGGTGTCTGCGGAGACCAGCAGGGAGAAGGTCCGAGCTCCCCGTGCGAGGGAGACTTCTGGGACAAGTCAAAGCTTGGACAGACTAAAGGGAAACTGGATGACGAAGAGGTCGGGGGGCAAGCGCAGAGCCCTGCTGAAGATGGAGAGTTGATACAATCCTCTTCAGAGACTGAGCGACAGGATGATGAACCCAAGAGCCACGCGGTAACCGAAAGCAAAGATCTGAAATCTAAAGGGAGTGGAGAGCTGCTAAATGGTCCACCAAAGGACCGAAAAGGGACGTTAAGTCTGAAGGCCTCCGAGAACAAGGGGCGGAACACTGTTCCAATAATGCAAGGTCAGGACAGAGCAGCAGGTGGAGCCGAACTCAGCGAGGAGGAGAAACGCAAGAAGAGCTACGAGGCAGAGGTGGAGTCGTGGCTCCTGGAGAGGATACAGGCGCCAATCGCAG ACATGCTGTTCTCGTCAGAGGAGAAGAGTAAAAACCCGCCCATGTTCCTGTGCTTCAAAGTGGGTAAGCCAATGAGGAAGTCCTTCGCCTCTGGGATGAATCCTAATCCCGCCCATTCCTTTGGGGGCCGGGGCAAACAGCCGGAGTACTGGTTTGCCGTGCCGCAGGAAAG GGTGGACCACCTGTACTCGTTCTTCGTCCAGTGGTCTCCAGACGTGTACGGGAAGGAGGCTCGAGAGCAGGGCTTTGTTGTTGTGGAGAAAGACGAGCTGGACATGATAGACAACTTCTTCAGTGACCCTGCGTCTTGTAGCTGGGAG ATCATCACCGTTGATGAAGCGAGGCGCAGGCAGAGCTTCAGCAGCTGCGACGGAGACTGTGCCGTGGACGTGCTGCCGTTGCTAAGCGACAGCAGTGATCTGCTGCAGGACACGCACGTCCAGAAG CTCGCCTGTCGCCTGCCAGCCCGTGTGCAGGGTTACCATTGGAGACTGGCTTACAGCACTGTGAAAAATGGAACCAGTCTGAAGACGCTGTACAGGAACCTGGCGGACGTCGACAGTCCCGTGCTGCTGGTCGTTAAAGACATGGACAACCAG GTTTTTGGCGCGTTCTCGACTCATCCCTTCAGAGTGAGCGAACACTGCTACGGCACGGGGGAGACCTTCCTCTACAGCTTCTGTCCTGAAATCCAG gtgtACCGCTGGTCGGGGGAGAACTCTTACTTTGTAAAGGGAAATGTTGATTCTCTgcagatgggaggaggagg TGGTCAGCTGGGGCTGTGGCTGGACGCCGAGTTGTACCGAGGCACCACTACCGAATGCGCCACCTTCAACAACCAGCCACTCTCTGCCCAACAGGACTTCAATATCCACAGTTTAGAGATCTGGACCTTCGAGTAG